One segment of Synchiropus splendidus isolate RoL2022-P1 chromosome 4, RoL_Sspl_1.0, whole genome shotgun sequence DNA contains the following:
- the ldhba gene encoding L-lactate dehydrogenase B-A chain isoform X1 encodes MRSLIIFEPNSSSRVQSGKKALVMASVLQKLISPLAGSSAEPPRNKVTVVGVGQVGMACAISILLRDLCDELALVDVMEDRLKGEMMDLQHGSLFLKTSKIVADKDYTVTANSRVVVVTAGVRQQEGESRLNLVQRNVNVFKSIIPQIIKYSPNCTLIVVSNPVDVLTYVTWKLSGLPKHRVIGSGTNLDSARFRYLMAERLGIHASSFNGWVLGEHGDTSVPVWSGANVAGVNLQKLNPEIGTDADKEQWKATHKAVVDSAYEVIKLKGYTNWAIGLSVADLTESIVKNMSRVHPVSTMVKNMYGIGEEVFLSLPCVLNNSGVSSVVNMTLTDDEVAQLRKSADTLWGIQKDLKDL; translated from the exons ATGCGCAGCCTCATCATCTTTGAACCGAACTCAAGTTCACGGGTACAGTCTGGAAAAAAAG CTCTCGTCATGGCATCAGTGCTGCAGAAGCTCATCAGTCCTCTGGCCGGCAGCTCCGCCGAGCCTCCCAGGAACAAGGTGACGGTGGTGGGTGTGGGTCAGGTGGGCATGGCCTGTGCCATCAGCATCCTGCTGCGG GACCTGTGTGACGAGCTGGCCCTGGTGGACGTGATGGAGGACCGTCTGAAGGGCGAGATGATGGACCTGCAGCACGGGAGTCTTTTCCTTAAGACGTCCAAGATCGTGGCGGACAAAG ACTACACCGTCACCGCCAACTCTCGCGTGGTTGTGGTGACAGCCGGAGTCCGTCAGCAGGAGGGTGAGAGTCGCCTCAACCTGGTGCAGCGCAACGTCAATGTCTTCAAGTCCATCATCCCTCAGATCATCAAGTACAGCCCCAACTGCACGCTCATCGTTGTCTCCAACCCTG TTGATGTTCTGACCTACGTGACCTGGAAGCTGAGCGGTCTGCCCAAACACCGGGTCATTGGCAGCGGCACCAACCTGGACTCGGCACGTTTCCGCTACCTGATGGCGGAACGTCTCGGCATCCATGCCAGCTCCTTCAACGGCTGGGTTCTGGGAGAGCACGGCGACACCAGCG TTCCCGTGTGGAGTGGTGCTAATGTAGCTGGAGTGAACCTGCAGAAGCTCAATCCTGAAATCGGCACCGATGCCGATAAGGAGCAGTGGAAGGCGACACACAAGGCTGTGGTGGACAG TGCGTACGAGGTGATCAAGCTGAAGGGCTACACCAACTGGGCCATCGGTCTGAGCGTGGCCGACCTGACTGAGAGCATCGTCAAGAACATGAGCCGGGTCCATCCGGTCTCCACCATGGTCAAG AACATGTACGGGATAGGCGAAGAGGTCTTCCTGTCGCTGCCCTGTGTCCTCAACAACAGCGGCGTGAGCAGCGTGGTCAACATGACGCTGACCGACGATGAAGTGGCTCAGCTGAGGAAGAGCGCTGACACTCTGTGGGGGATCCAGAAGGACCTAAAGGACCTGTAG
- the ldhba gene encoding L-lactate dehydrogenase B-A chain isoform X2, giving the protein MASVLQKLISPLAGSSAEPPRNKVTVVGVGQVGMACAISILLRDLCDELALVDVMEDRLKGEMMDLQHGSLFLKTSKIVADKDYTVTANSRVVVVTAGVRQQEGESRLNLVQRNVNVFKSIIPQIIKYSPNCTLIVVSNPVDVLTYVTWKLSGLPKHRVIGSGTNLDSARFRYLMAERLGIHASSFNGWVLGEHGDTSVPVWSGANVAGVNLQKLNPEIGTDADKEQWKATHKAVVDSAYEVIKLKGYTNWAIGLSVADLTESIVKNMSRVHPVSTMVKNMYGIGEEVFLSLPCVLNNSGVSSVVNMTLTDDEVAQLRKSADTLWGIQKDLKDL; this is encoded by the exons ATGGCATCAGTGCTGCAGAAGCTCATCAGTCCTCTGGCCGGCAGCTCCGCCGAGCCTCCCAGGAACAAGGTGACGGTGGTGGGTGTGGGTCAGGTGGGCATGGCCTGTGCCATCAGCATCCTGCTGCGG GACCTGTGTGACGAGCTGGCCCTGGTGGACGTGATGGAGGACCGTCTGAAGGGCGAGATGATGGACCTGCAGCACGGGAGTCTTTTCCTTAAGACGTCCAAGATCGTGGCGGACAAAG ACTACACCGTCACCGCCAACTCTCGCGTGGTTGTGGTGACAGCCGGAGTCCGTCAGCAGGAGGGTGAGAGTCGCCTCAACCTGGTGCAGCGCAACGTCAATGTCTTCAAGTCCATCATCCCTCAGATCATCAAGTACAGCCCCAACTGCACGCTCATCGTTGTCTCCAACCCTG TTGATGTTCTGACCTACGTGACCTGGAAGCTGAGCGGTCTGCCCAAACACCGGGTCATTGGCAGCGGCACCAACCTGGACTCGGCACGTTTCCGCTACCTGATGGCGGAACGTCTCGGCATCCATGCCAGCTCCTTCAACGGCTGGGTTCTGGGAGAGCACGGCGACACCAGCG TTCCCGTGTGGAGTGGTGCTAATGTAGCTGGAGTGAACCTGCAGAAGCTCAATCCTGAAATCGGCACCGATGCCGATAAGGAGCAGTGGAAGGCGACACACAAGGCTGTGGTGGACAG TGCGTACGAGGTGATCAAGCTGAAGGGCTACACCAACTGGGCCATCGGTCTGAGCGTGGCCGACCTGACTGAGAGCATCGTCAAGAACATGAGCCGGGTCCATCCGGTCTCCACCATGGTCAAG AACATGTACGGGATAGGCGAAGAGGTCTTCCTGTCGCTGCCCTGTGTCCTCAACAACAGCGGCGTGAGCAGCGTGGTCAACATGACGCTGACCGACGATGAAGTGGCTCAGCTGAGGAAGAGCGCTGACACTCTGTGGGGGATCCAGAAGGACCTAAAGGACCTGTAG
- the kiss2 gene encoding kisspeptin 2, giving the protein MRLSALVLVCGLAASLLGGSLVSGLDSEQIRQGAGSVVFQLRRSPAGEYLEDPSMCITLRENDDQRHLLCNDRRSQFNFNPFGLRFGKRFSFRRAVKRARRNQSSVVSLFPRRPEILI; this is encoded by the exons atgaGACTCTCGGCTCTGGTTCTGGTCTGCGGGCTGGCTGCGTCACTGCTTGGAGGAAGTCTGGTGTCAGGGTTGGACTCGGAGCAGATCAGGCAGGGAGCAG GTTCTGTCGTGTTCCAACTGAGGAGGAGTCCAGCGGGAGAGTACCTGGAGGATCCCAGCATGTGCATCACGCTGAGGGAGAACGACgaccagcgccacctgctgtgcaACGACCGCAGGAGTCAGTTCAACTTTAACCCCTTTGGCCTGAGATTTGGGAAACGCTTCAGCTTCAGGAGAGCGGTGAAGAGAGCGCGGAGGAATCAGAGCTCAGTAGTTTCCTTGTTTCCACGACGACCGGAGATTCTCATCTGA
- the gys2 gene encoding glycogen [starch] synthase, liver gives MPLSRSLSMTSLSGVLPAWEEDELPVEDLLLFEVAWEVTNKVGGIYTVIQTKAKITVDEWGENYCMMGPYFEHNFKTQVEGCEPPNPAIRKAMDALIHNGCQVHFGRWLIEGSPYVILFDIGSAAWNLDRWKGDLWDTCQIGLPYHDREANDSLILGSLIAWFFKELTDELGDSKNVVAHFHEWQAGPGLILSRSRKLPLATVFTTHATLLGRYLCAGNADFYNNLDKFNIDKEAGDRQIYHRYCLERAAVHCAHVFTTVSQITAVEANHMLHRTADVVTPNGLNVKKFSAMHEFQNLHSTNKTRIQEFVRGHFYGHLDFNLEKTLFFFIAGRYEFSNKGADIFLESLSRLNYLLRVHRNDMTVVVFFIMPAKTNNFNVESLKGQAIRKQLWDTAHSVKEKFGKRLYDALLKGQIPDMTTILDRDDVTIMKRAIYATQRHSLPPVTTHNMLDDSTDPILTNVRRINLFNSRTDRVKVIFHPEFLSSTSPLLPMDYDDFVRGCNLGVFPSYYEPWGYTPGECTVMGIPSVTTNLSGFGCFMEEHVSDPAAYGIYIVDRRFRSPEESCNQLTQFMFNFCQQSRRQRIIQRNRTERLSDLLDWRYLGRFYVHARHLALSRAFPGKFKVDPSAPLKTEGFRYPKPYSVPPSPSASVHSTPHHSDVEDDDDHEPYDDDEEAERDRLNIKAPFFLGTVPEGKKKQPGESGN, from the exons ATGCCGCTGTCACGGTCTTTGTCCATGACCTCCCTCAGTGGAGTGCTGCCGGCCTGGGAGGAGGACGAGCTGCCAGTGGAGGACCTGCTCCTCTTCGAGGTGGCCTGGGAGGTCACCAACAAAG TTGGAGGAATCTACACGGTGATCCAGACTAAGGCCAAGATCACAGTGGACGAGTGGGGTGAGAACTACTGCATGATGGGGCCGTACTTTGAGCACAACTTCAAGACCCAGGTGGAGGGCTGCGAGCCCCCCAACCCTGCCATCAGGAAAGCCATGGACGCTCTGATTCACAATGGctgccag GTTCATTTTGGCCGCTGGCTGATTGAGGGGAGCCCCTACGTTATTTTGTTCGACATCGGCTCGGCAGCCTGGAACCTGGACCGCTGGAAGGGGGATCTGTGGGACACGTGCCAGATTGGGCTTCCGTACCACGACAGGGAGGCCAACGACTCGCTCATCCTGGGATCCCTGATCGCCTGGTTCTTCAAGGAG CTCACAGATGAGTTGGGCGACAGTAAAAATGTTGTGGCTCACTTCCACGAGTGGCAGGCGGGTCCAGGGCTGATCCTGTCTCGCTCCAGGAAGCTTCCTCTGGCAACCGTCTTCACCACACACGCCACCCTGCTGGGTCGATACCTCTGTGCTGGGAACGCAGACTTCTACAACAACCTGGACAAG TTCAACATCGACAAGGAGGCGGGCGACCGGCAGATCTACCATCGCTACTGCCTGGAGAGAGCGGCCGTCCACTGCGCTCACGTCTTCACCACCGTCTCCCAGATCACAGCGGTGGAGGCCAACCACATGCTGCACAGGACAGCAG ATGTGGTGACTCCGAATGGGCTCAACGTCAAGAAGTTTTCAGCCATGCACGAGTTCCAGAACCTGCACTCCACAAACAAGACTCGCATCCAGGAGTTTGTGAGAGGGCACTTTTATGG CCACCTGGACTTCAACTTGGAAAAAACTCTCTTCTTTTTCATCGCTGGACGATACGAGTTCTCCAACAAGGGGGCCGACATTTTCCTGGAGTCACTGTCCAGGCTCAACTACCTGCTGCGG GTTCACAGAAATGACATGACTGTGGTGGTTTTCTTTATCATGCCGGCGAAAACCAACAACTTCAATGTGGAGTCTTTGAAAGGACAGGCCATCCGCAAACAGCTCTG GGATACGGCTCACAGTGTGAAGGAGAAGTTTGGCAAAAGGCTTTATGATGCTCTACTGAA AGGTCAAATCCCTGACATGACCACCATCCTGGACCGAGATGATGTCACCATTATGAAGAGAGCTATTTATGCCACACAG AGACACAGCCTGCCACCGGTGACCACCCACAACATGCTGGACGACTCCACGGATCCCATCCTGACCAACGTCAGACGGATCAACCTCTTTAATTCGAGGACAGACCGTGTGAAG GTCATCTTCCACCCAGAGTTCCTGTCTTCCACCAGTCCGCTGCTGCCAATGGACTACGATGACTTTGTCCGTGGCTGCAACCTCGGCGTCTTCCCCTCCTACTATGAACCCTGGGGTTACACACCTG GTGAATGCACTGTGATGGGCATTCCCAGTGTGACCACCAACCTGTCGGGCTTTGGCTGCTTCATGGAGGAGCATGTTTCAGATCCTGCTGCCTACG GGATATATATCGTGGACAGACGGTTCCGGTCGCCGGAGGAGTCCTGTAACCAGCTGACCCAGTTCATGTTTAACTTCTGCCAGCAGTCTCGCCGTCAGCGCATCATCCAACGCAACAGAACTGAGAGGCTGTCAGACCTCTTGGACTGGAGATACTTGGGGCGG TTCTATGTACACGCCCGACACCTGGCGCTCAGCAGAGCTTTCCCTGGCAAGTTCAAAGTAGACCCATCCGCTCCACTGAAG ACCGAAGGCTTCCGCTATCCCAAACCGTACTCTGTGCCCCCCTCGCCCTCCGCCTCGGTCCACTCCACTCCCCACCACAGTGACGTGGAGGATGACGATGACCACGAGCCCTATGATGACGACGAAGAGGCGGAGAGGGACCGGTTGAACATTAAGGCTCCATTCTTCCTGGGGACCGTGCCGGAGGGCAAGAAGAAGCAACCAGGGGAGTCTGGAAACTAG
- the spx gene encoding spexin prohormone 1 isoform X2, which produces MKGLRSATLTYALTLLVLALCVTPSWSAPKGSFQRRNWTPQAMLYLKGTQTRSQNTEKLSVDQAATVLLNFLQQAREGAEENQDEVYYQEMPVWKREYF; this is translated from the exons ATGAAG GGTTTGAGGAGCGCCACTCTCACGTACGCGCTGACTCTCCTAGTCCTGGCTTTATGTGTGACACCGTCCTGGAGTGCACCGAAG GGCTCTTTCCAGAGGAGAAACTGGACTCCGCAGGCGATGCTGTATCTGAAAGGCACTC AGACCCGCAGTCAGAACACAGAGAAGCTGAGTGTGGACCAGGCAGCCACTGTTCTGCTCAACTTCCTGCAGCAGGCACGCGAGGGAG ctgAGGAAAACCAAGACGAGGTGTATTACCAAGAGATGCCAGTGTGGAAGAGAGAGTACTTCTGA
- the spx gene encoding spexin prohormone 1 isoform X1, which produces MKGLRSATLTYALTLLVLALCVTPSWSAPKGSFQRRNWTPQAMLYLKGTQGRRFISDDQKVGDVYDTLHLETRSQNTEKLSVDQAATVLLNFLQQAREGAEENQDEVYYQEMPVWKREYF; this is translated from the exons ATGAAG GGTTTGAGGAGCGCCACTCTCACGTACGCGCTGACTCTCCTAGTCCTGGCTTTATGTGTGACACCGTCCTGGAGTGCACCGAAG GGCTCTTTCCAGAGGAGAAACTGGACTCCGCAGGCGATGCTGTATCTGAAAGGCACTC AGGGACGCAGGTTCATCTCAGACGACCAAAAAGTGGGAGATGTGTATGACACGTTACACTTAG AGACCCGCAGTCAGAACACAGAGAAGCTGAGTGTGGACCAGGCAGCCACTGTTCTGCTCAACTTCCTGCAGCAGGCACGCGAGGGAG ctgAGGAAAACCAAGACGAGGTGTATTACCAAGAGATGCCAGTGTGGAAGAGAGAGTACTTCTGA
- the golt1ba gene encoding golgi transport 1Ba isoform X1 has protein sequence MISLTDSQKIGMGLTGFGVFFLFFGMILFFDKALLAIGNILFVAGLAFVIGLERTFRFFFQKHKMKATSFFLGGVFVVLIGWPIVGVVLEIYGFFLLFRGFFPVVIGFIRRIPVLGSILNLPFISAYVDKVGESNTMV, from the exons ATGATTTCGCTAACGGACTCCCAAA AGATCGGAATGGGATTAACAGGCTTCggcgtgtttttcctatttttcGGGATGATCCTATTCTTTGACAAAGCTCTCCTGGCTATTGGAAAT ATCCTGTTTGTTGCTGGATTGGCGTTTGTCATTGGGCTGGAGAGGACCTTTCGCTTCTTCTTCCAAAAGCACAAGATGAAAGCCACCAGTTTCTTCTTGGGAGGGGTGTTTGTGGTGCTGATAGGTTGGCCCATCGTTGGAGTTGTGCTGGAGATCTACGGCTTCTTCCTCTTGTTCAG GGGTTTCTTCCCTGTTGTAATAGGCTTCATCCGAAGAATTCCAGTCCTGGGCTCCATCCTAAATTTGCCCTTCATCAGTGCA TACGTGGACAAAGTTGGCGAGAGCAACACCATGGTATAA
- the golt1ba gene encoding golgi transport 1Ba isoform X2 produces MISLTDSQKIGMGLTGFGVFFLFFGMILFFDKALLAIGNILFVAGLAFVIGLERTFRFFFQKHKMKATSFFLGGVFVVLIGWPIVGVVLEIYGFFLLFRGFFPVVIGFIRRIPVLGSILNLPFISAPS; encoded by the exons ATGATTTCGCTAACGGACTCCCAAA AGATCGGAATGGGATTAACAGGCTTCggcgtgtttttcctatttttcGGGATGATCCTATTCTTTGACAAAGCTCTCCTGGCTATTGGAAAT ATCCTGTTTGTTGCTGGATTGGCGTTTGTCATTGGGCTGGAGAGGACCTTTCGCTTCTTCTTCCAAAAGCACAAGATGAAAGCCACCAGTTTCTTCTTGGGAGGGGTGTTTGTGGTGCTGATAGGTTGGCCCATCGTTGGAGTTGTGCTGGAGATCTACGGCTTCTTCCTCTTGTTCAG GGGTTTCTTCCCTGTTGTAATAGGCTTCATCCGAAGAATTCCAGTCCTGGGCTCCATCCTAAATTTGCCCTTCATCAGTGCA CCTTCGTGA